In Duganella zoogloeoides, a single genomic region encodes these proteins:
- a CDS encoding exonuclease SbcCD subunit D C-terminal domain-containing protein — translation MRLLHTSDWHLGQSLHNFERHYEHQRFLDWLLDTIVAERADALLIAGDIFDNANPSSASQKQLYRFLQRAKERMPHLNLVVVGGNHDSPGRLEAPGPLLEAHGTRVIGAVQRHADGAIDLEALVLPLTGADGAVQAWCLAVPFLRPGDVPRKAADAETADSAADPYLAGIALLYKQALDLALTKRQPGQAIVAMGHCHMVDGQMSADSERRIVIGGTEMLPAGIFDPAIAYAALGHLHLAQAVGKQHHIRYCGSPIPLSFAEVGYQHQVLRIDLDGDAVREIAPIAIPRAVQLLRVPAKPALIGQVLEELAALDVPDAPTEEQPFLEVRVRLDAPEPGLRARIEAALDGKPVRLAKIETSSAARGSVLDAEVMTLDRLEQLKPDDIFRQLYQQRFGNEAPPDQLSAFAELMLP, via the coding sequence ATGCGTCTGCTGCACACCTCCGACTGGCACCTCGGCCAATCCCTGCACAATTTCGAACGTCACTACGAACACCAGCGTTTCCTCGACTGGCTGCTCGACACCATCGTAGCCGAGCGCGCGGACGCGCTCCTGATCGCCGGCGACATCTTCGACAACGCCAATCCCTCGTCGGCCTCGCAAAAGCAGCTGTACCGCTTCCTGCAGCGCGCCAAAGAACGCATGCCGCACCTTAACCTGGTGGTCGTGGGCGGCAACCATGATTCGCCGGGCCGCCTCGAAGCGCCCGGGCCGCTGCTCGAAGCGCACGGCACCCGCGTGATCGGCGCCGTGCAGCGCCACGCGGACGGCGCCATCGACCTGGAAGCCCTGGTGCTGCCGCTCACCGGCGCCGACGGGGCGGTGCAGGCGTGGTGCCTGGCCGTGCCGTTCCTGCGCCCCGGCGACGTGCCGCGCAAAGCTGCCGACGCCGAAACCGCCGACAGCGCGGCCGATCCCTACCTGGCCGGCATCGCCCTGCTCTACAAGCAGGCACTGGACCTGGCGCTGACCAAGCGCCAGCCCGGCCAGGCCATCGTCGCCATGGGCCATTGCCACATGGTCGATGGCCAGATGTCGGCCGACTCCGAACGCCGCATCGTCATCGGCGGTACCGAGATGCTGCCGGCCGGGATCTTCGATCCCGCCATCGCCTACGCGGCCCTGGGCCATTTGCACCTGGCGCAGGCGGTGGGCAAACAACACCACATCCGCTATTGCGGCAGCCCGATTCCGCTGTCGTTTGCCGAGGTAGGCTACCAGCACCAGGTGCTGCGCATCGACCTCGATGGCGACGCGGTGCGCGAAATTGCGCCGATTGCCATCCCGCGCGCGGTGCAGCTGCTGCGGGTGCCGGCCAAGCCGGCATTGATCGGCCAGGTGCTGGAAGAACTGGCCGCTCTTGACGTGCCAGACGCGCCTACCGAAGAACAACCGTTCCTGGAAGTGCGGGTACGGCTCGACGCACCTGAACCCGGCCTGCGCGCGCGCATCGAAGCGGCGCTGGACGGCAAGCCGGTGCGCCTGGCAAAGATCGAGACGTCGAGCGCGGCGCGCGGCTCAGTGCTCGATGCGGAAGTGATGACGCTCGACCGCCTGGAACAGCTGAAACCCGACGACATCTTCCGCCAGCTCTACCAGCAGCGCTTCGGCAACGAGGCGCCGCCCGATCAGTTGAGCGCCTTTGCGGAGTTGATGCTGCCATGA
- a CDS encoding DUF2804 domain-containing protein — translation MILPHAPASLLSADGQPLLGRYAGQTGHVDWDGLAPPYAHGALWRRLHHKRWHYVALCTERVFCGVAIVDLGWTSTAFAYAFDRNDGDMLANFSADGRLGRRGRVADHSGGASHFESPKGRIALEPSGAGSFTLSVVCDYLEIDAEFGPPNAPLLLAVGAVAGGAVHTTQKSSGMPLSGEVRTWREEYDLAGGVASFDYSNGLLARNTAWRWASAHTLELGFNLQAGYFGANENALWLDGQVHALAPARFLYDAKDPLSTWHIFTEDDLLELHFTPEGARRDNRKNLVAASRFLQPVGTFTGWVRSTPDEPKRMVTQMMGVTEEHTSRW, via the coding sequence ATGATCCTGCCTCACGCGCCGGCCAGCCTATTGAGTGCCGACGGCCAGCCGCTGCTGGGCCGCTATGCCGGCCAGACCGGTCATGTCGACTGGGACGGCTTGGCGCCGCCGTACGCGCACGGCGCGCTGTGGCGTCGCCTGCACCACAAGCGCTGGCATTACGTGGCGCTGTGCACCGAGCGGGTGTTTTGCGGCGTGGCGATCGTCGACCTGGGCTGGACCAGCACCGCGTTCGCCTATGCGTTCGACCGCAACGACGGCGACATGCTGGCCAATTTTTCCGCTGACGGCCGCCTGGGCCGGCGCGGCCGTGTTGCCGACCATTCGGGCGGCGCCAGTCATTTCGAGTCGCCCAAGGGACGCATCGCGCTCGAGCCGTCGGGCGCGGGCAGTTTTACGCTGTCGGTGGTGTGCGACTACCTGGAGATCGACGCCGAATTCGGCCCGCCCAACGCGCCGCTGTTGCTGGCCGTGGGGGCGGTGGCAGGCGGCGCCGTGCATACCACGCAAAAATCGTCGGGCATGCCGCTCAGCGGCGAAGTGCGTACCTGGCGCGAGGAGTACGACCTGGCCGGCGGCGTGGCCAGTTTCGACTACTCCAACGGCCTGTTGGCGCGTAATACTGCGTGGCGCTGGGCCTCGGCGCACACGCTCGAACTGGGGTTCAACCTGCAGGCCGGCTATTTCGGCGCCAACGAGAACGCCCTGTGGCTCGACGGCCAGGTGCACGCACTGGCGCCGGCCCGCTTCCTGTACGATGCAAAAGATCCGTTATCGACCTGGCATATTTTTACGGAAGACGATTTGCTCGAGCTGCACTTCACGCCCGAGGGCGCGCGCCGCGACAACCGCAAGAACCTGGTCGCAGCCAGCCGGTTTTTGCAACCGGTGGGCACGTTCACCGGCTGGGTGCGCAGCACGCCCGACGAGCCAAAACGCATGGTGACGCAAATGATGGGCGTGACCGAGGAGCACACGTCGCGCTGGTAG